Proteins from a single region of Gemmatimonadales bacterium:
- a CDS encoding aminopeptidase: MIVAIVAALMVGFSTAYVASSEVRYLTRAGLEETQILTDRKPIEKVLRNPDLDPVVRGQLELVLEARDAAAGFGLEADKTFTQYTDVGRDTLLLVLSASPPDCLCPVTWKYPIVGRVPYKGFFDPKMAAKEVAKLDARGLDTYLRPSGAFSTLGWFNDPLLSTALGGDSVEIAALVFHEVAHNTLYVKSATPFNETFAQLVGYRTAQAFFLERADSTHARRAADRWHDELVLGSFYDALAARLDTLYNSHPDSAALADGRSEAGRWAREQLEGPVGGELRTIRVGRMAERPVNNARLIAARIYRTRSALFEEWYQQNGGDIRLAVERLKVVVAGVEGDSAWSRLEAALRPSTATDSGAVSP; encoded by the coding sequence GTGATCGTCGCGATCGTGGCCGCCCTGATGGTCGGCTTCAGCACGGCGTACGTGGCCAGCAGCGAAGTGCGCTACCTGACCAGGGCCGGGCTCGAGGAAACCCAGATTCTCACCGACCGGAAGCCGATCGAGAAGGTGCTCCGGAATCCCGATCTCGACCCCGTCGTCCGCGGCCAGCTCGAGCTGGTGCTCGAGGCACGGGACGCGGCCGCCGGTTTCGGACTCGAAGCCGACAAGACCTTTACCCAGTACACCGACGTCGGGCGTGACACCCTGCTGCTCGTGCTGTCCGCCTCGCCTCCCGATTGCCTCTGCCCCGTGACGTGGAAGTATCCGATCGTGGGTCGCGTGCCCTACAAGGGGTTCTTCGATCCGAAGATGGCCGCCAAGGAGGTGGCGAAACTCGATGCCCGCGGGCTCGACACCTACCTCCGGCCCTCCGGTGCCTTCTCGACCCTGGGCTGGTTCAACGACCCCCTGCTGTCCACCGCGCTGGGGGGCGACTCGGTGGAGATCGCCGCGCTCGTCTTTCACGAGGTGGCGCACAACACCCTCTATGTGAAGAGCGCGACGCCGTTCAACGAGACCTTCGCCCAGCTGGTCGGCTACCGGACCGCACAGGCGTTCTTCCTCGAACGGGCGGACAGCACGCACGCGCGGCGCGCGGCAGACCGCTGGCACGATGAGCTGGTGCTCGGCTCCTTCTACGACGCGCTCGCGGCGCGGCTCGACACCTTGTACAACTCGCACCCCGATTCCGCGGCGCTGGCCGACGGAAGGTCGGAGGCGGGGCGCTGGGCGCGCGAACAGCTCGAGGGGCCTGTGGGTGGGGAATTGCGGACCATCCGGGTGGGGCGCATGGCCGAGCGGCCGGTCAACAACGCGCGGTTGATCGCCGCCCGCATCTACCGGACGCGCTCGGCGCTCTTTGAGGAGTGGTACCAGCAGAACGGGGGGGACATTCGGTTGGCCGTGGAGCGGCTCAAGGTGGTGGTGGCG